The Paenibacillus sp. RC334 nucleotide sequence ACACGGAAAGTACCCCGCACGAAGTTGATATCGTTCCGCTGATATTGAATATCGACCAAGCGGGACAAAATCTGATTGCGGGGTTTCTCCATGCCGACTCTAAGCGAGAGCAGCAGGCTTGAATATTCTTTCGGGGAACCCAGACCATAAATGCAGGAGACACTCGCTACAATAATAACGTCGCGACGCTCAAACAGAGAGCTTGTGGCTGAGTGGCGAAGTTTATCAATCTCCTCGTTGATGCTGGAATCCTTCTCAATATACGTATCGGAAGACGGAATGTATGCTTCCGGTTGGTAGTAATCATAGTAACTGACAAAATAATCGACTGAGTTATTCGGAAAAAAATCCTTAAACTCACTCGCCAGTTGGGCAGCCAAAGTCTTGTTATGCGCAATAACCAGAGTAGGCCGATTCAATTTGGCAATCGTCTGTGCGATGGTAAACGTCTTACCCGTTCCCGTAGCACCCAACAGTGTTTGATGCTTTTTTCCTTTTGTAATCCCCTCTACCAGTTCAAGAATGGCATGAGGCTGATCGCCTTGAGGCTGGAATTCCGACTGAATTTCAAAAGTCTTATCGCTAACAACGATATCACTCATTGCCCTGCATCACCCTTATCGTCTAAAATGGAAACATCATGTTTCTACAACAGTCGAGCTGAAACGTCTTTACCTGTAAACCTATGTCGATATTTCCCGAGCAATGATACTTGGGAAATATGGTTGGATAGGAATGTTTGTTCCCGTATTATACCTCTTTCTTTCCTTGGATGCAAACGATAAGTCTTGAATAGGAGTGAATTAAATTTTGGATATCACCATCGTGTTGGGCATCATCGCCGGAATCATAGCATTAATCGGTGGCTTCTTATGGGAAGGCGGACAATTTACAGGGCTGCTTCAAGGTACATCGGCTCTGATTGTGTTTGGCGGAACGCTCGCCGCAGTGGTCATCAGCTACCCCGCCTCTAAACTAAAGACCATACCAGCTGCCCTTCGGATGGCCTTTAGCCGTGAGGACAACCTCTCCGAGCAATATATTGAAGATTTGGTTTCCATGGCAGCCACCTCCCGCCGATCCGGAGTGCTTGCGCTGGAGCGTATTTCCTCAGAACATCCGAATGCATTTCTGCGCGAAGGTCTTCAACTGGTCATTGACGGAACCGAGCAGGAACAAATTAAACAAATTCTGGAACTCGAGTTAGATACCATTGAGCATAAGTACGAAGGATATGCCAAAATATTTGAATCTGCAGGCGGCTATGCCCCTACGATGGGGATTATCGGTACTGTGATGGGCCTGATCCATGTACTCGGTAGCCTGACCGAGCCGACAGCGCTTGGACCGTCTATTGCCGTCGCTTTTATCGCTACACTATACGGCGTTGCCAGCGCCAATCTGATTTTCCTGCCCATCGCATCCAAGATCAGAGCATGCAGCGAAAGTGAAATGGTCACGATGGATTTACTGCTGCAAGGCATTCTCGCCATCCAAAACGGAGAGAATCCGAAGCTTGTACGCAAAAAACTGGAGTTCTTTATCCGTTCAGAGCAAAATCTGGAGCCTAAGCCGCCTCGTCGCTCACGTTCAGAGGACGCTACTCCAAAGGAGGACTTCCATGAGAGCGCGCGCTAAGCGCCGCCAACGTCAAGGAGGCGGGGACCATCGTGACCGCTGGATGATTACCTATGCCGATCTGATCACGCTGCTGCTCATTTTTTTCGTCGTGATGTACGCTATGAGCAGCCTGGATGCGAAAAAATACGATGTCGTTGTTCAATCCCTACAGGATACGTTCCATAAAGGCGATTCTATTTTGGAGCAAGGTTCAGGGATTACGGGTACTGCTGACCGTTACACAAGCAAGAATCCGCCCACAACCAAGCAACCTTCATCCGATAACAAAGCAGCCGGACCGACCAAACTGACCGAACGTGAGCAGGCATTTCGCAAGCAGGAAAAAGAACTGCAAAATCTGATGAGCGTCATTGAGCAATATATTTCGGATAATAAGTTGCAAGGTCAGATTTTCGTATCCGATCAGCCACGTGGTATTGTCATCACCCTGAACGACCGCTTTTTATTCGATCAGGGCAGGGCTGCACTCAAGCAAGGCTCTGCAAACACGTTATCCAAGCTGGCCAGTCTGTTCCGGGATTTGAAAACGCCGATCAGCATCGAGGGCCATACGGACAATATTCCGTTCACACGCTCTTCGAACGCTTCGACCTACAAGGACAACTGGGAGCTTTCCGGGGCACGGGCGCTATCCGTGCTTCGATTCTTTCTAGACAGAGAAGGATTATCTCCTACAGAATTTCAATACGCAGGTTATGCCGATACACGACCGGTTGGCGATAATACCACCGAGGCCGGACGACAAAAAAACCGCCGTGTCGAAATTACCGTACTGCGCCAGCTTCAACAGTAAATGCCAAAAACCTCCTCAGTCACACTCAACGTGAACCGGGAGGTTTTTGTATACATTTTATAGTTCTACATGGCTTCCGCTCTGATGACGCAGAACAATAAACCGTACGAACAGCGTTGTATAGAGCGGCGTACGAGAGATGAGGGAGGTTATTTTGTTTAAGTCTATATTCCCACTATGTATTAGAAGCCAAGGTGAAGTTAGATAAAGCCTGGTCATGATGCTGGAAAATCAATAAGATAAGGCAAACTCGTGTTGCTTCTCTCGCACTGGTGAAGTTGTGGAGATGCTCTGCTTGTGATAGCTATATTTCCAATCGCTGTACAAATTAAGGAGCCGATCCAACTCCATAGACTTGGTCAACACCTGTCGATCCTTCAATCCCACTTCTTTCGCCAAATCATTTAATTCCTTACGCTTTTCTTCGATGCAATCCTCCAATTCTTTCAATTTCACATCAACAAACCTCCTGTTTGGTATGGTATTTATAGTTAGTTTACAAGCTGATACCTTCCCTACAGGTTAATAATATAATAAAACCCATTTCATCCCTTTAACGGAATAAATCAAAAAAACCAATCTGAGAGGATTGGCTTATTTATATCTTTAATATTAATAAAAATACCCAACCCTAACCTCCTGCACCATGATAAAAAACACTAATACCACTTGTATCTTTATAGTAAGTTTCCAAATGTCCAATATTCCATATACTAACCAAGCTTATAAGCAATAGAAGCAGGGGAATTTTCTTTCGCATTCTTAAGCACCTCTTCCATAATTTTTTGATATTCTAACAATTGAATTTCAGAAGATCTAATACGATACTTTTCAAAAAGTGCAGTACATTCTGCAAAGCTATTTCTATTATTTATTTGGAAATACAATTTCAAACTCTGCAAAATATAATGTAGACCCTCAGAATAAGAAGAATGTATAAATTTATAAACTGCAATTTGTTGAAAAAGATTAGCACAACTATCTAAAATAAAAGTGGATTCATAATAGCTTTCCCTAACATGCACTTTTGAGCTAACTGTTTTCAATTCTTCAGCAAAAATTTCAAGAATGTTATCTATTAAAAACCCATGTCTGTTTGCTGATTCT carries:
- a CDS encoding flagellar motor protein MotB, with the translated sequence MRARAKRRQRQGGGDHRDRWMITYADLITLLLIFFVVMYAMSSLDAKKYDVVVQSLQDTFHKGDSILEQGSGITGTADRYTSKNPPTTKQPSSDNKAAGPTKLTEREQAFRKQEKELQNLMSVIEQYISDNKLQGQIFVSDQPRGIVITLNDRFLFDQGRAALKQGSANTLSKLASLFRDLKTPISIEGHTDNIPFTRSSNASTYKDNWELSGARALSVLRFFLDREGLSPTEFQYAGYADTRPVGDNTTEAGRQKNRRVEITVLRQLQQ
- a CDS encoding aspartyl-phosphate phosphatase Spo0E family protein, whose protein sequence is MKLKELEDCIEEKRKELNDLAKEVGLKDRQVLTKSMELDRLLNLYSDWKYSYHKQSISTTSPVREKQHEFALSY
- a CDS encoding flagellar motor protein — protein: MDITIVLGIIAGIIALIGGFLWEGGQFTGLLQGTSALIVFGGTLAAVVISYPASKLKTIPAALRMAFSREDNLSEQYIEDLVSMAATSRRSGVLALERISSEHPNAFLREGLQLVIDGTEQEQIKQILELELDTIEHKYEGYAKIFESAGGYAPTMGIIGTVMGLIHVLGSLTEPTALGPSIAVAFIATLYGVASANLIFLPIASKIRACSESEMVTMDLLLQGILAIQNGENPKLVRKKLEFFIRSEQNLEPKPPRRSRSEDATPKEDFHESAR